A genomic segment from Candidatus Krumholzibacteriota bacterium encodes:
- a CDS encoding PTS sugar transporter subunit IIA, whose amino-acid sequence MRLIDHISPAHISVGLEGTDKEEVVEELVELLGQAECLCDADSILEAVMSREREGSTGLERGIAIPHAKCDAVERLSIAIGISRDGVDFDAQDGKPSYLFFLMVAPSTESGPHVQAIAKIVKMIKVERFRERMLAAKTPEEVLDVIGRVENGEE is encoded by the coding sequence ATGAGATTGATCGATCACATATCGCCCGCACACATCAGCGTCGGACTGGAGGGCACGGACAAGGAGGAGGTCGTCGAGGAGCTCGTCGAGCTGCTCGGCCAGGCCGAGTGCCTCTGCGACGCCGATTCCATCCTCGAGGCCGTCATGAGCCGGGAGCGGGAGGGATCCACCGGGCTCGAGCGCGGCATCGCGATCCCGCACGCCAAGTGCGACGCCGTCGAGCGGTTGAGCATCGCGATCGGCATTTCCCGCGACGGTGTCGATTTCGACGCCCAGGACGGCAAGCCCTCGTATCTCTTCTTCCTCATGGTCGCTCCCTCGACCGAATCGGGACCGCACGTCCAGGCGATCGCCAAGATCGTCAAGATGATCAAGGTGGAGCGATTCAGGGAGCGGATGCTGGCGGCGAAGACCCCCGAAGAGGTCCTCGACGTCATCGGGCGCGTCGAGAACGGCGAGGAATGA
- a CDS encoding ATPase — translation MERVRIADCGSTWAKILDVDSGALEIVAAKDLAGRDDAFFDVATGHGGKNRCRVYKNELIALAEGALSLIEDPDFSVVDVGGRDIKYVRFAGRRVVKLDWNLACGSTTGATVELLGGYYGIDFNALEPAETWVNVTCGVFGMEKVLERISTGTSPGEAVAMFVHGVIRNVRDFVGRPETLYLSGGFCDNRCFMKTFERYCRIVPLGRFVPLEGLRSEIAAGGDGTEGEGT, via the coding sequence ATGGAACGCGTGCGCATCGCCGATTGCGGCAGCACCTGGGCGAAGATCCTCGACGTCGATTCGGGCGCCCTGGAGATCGTCGCGGCGAAGGATCTCGCCGGGCGGGACGACGCCTTCTTCGACGTCGCGACGGGGCACGGCGGCAAGAACCGTTGCCGCGTCTACAAGAACGAGCTCATCGCGCTCGCCGAGGGGGCGCTGTCGCTCATCGAGGATCCGGATTTCTCCGTCGTCGACGTCGGCGGCCGCGACATCAAGTACGTCCGGTTCGCCGGGCGCCGGGTCGTCAAGCTCGACTGGAACCTCGCCTGCGGCTCGACGACGGGCGCGACCGTGGAGCTCCTCGGCGGCTATTACGGCATCGATTTCAACGCGCTCGAGCCGGCGGAGACGTGGGTGAACGTCACCTGCGGCGTCTTCGGCATGGAGAAGGTCCTCGAGCGCATCTCGACCGGCACCTCCCCCGGGGAGGCCGTGGCGATGTTCGTCCACGGCGTGATCCGCAACGTGCGGGATTTCGTCGGCCGACCGGAGACGCTCTACCTCTCCGGGGGATTCTGCGACAACCGGTGTTTCATGAAGACGTTCGAACGGTACTGCCGCATCGTGCCGCTCGGCAGGTTCGTCCCCCTCGAGGGGCTCCGGTCGGAGATCGCCGCCGGCGGGGACGGAACAGAGGGAGAGGGAACGTGA
- a CDS encoding biotin transporter BioY — protein MEIASYAYPTPLAAETDALRRIARMVLCVAFTAVGAQLAIWLPFTPVPVTMQTLFVVLAGITLGPRDGFHAMLAYVALGAAGLPLFAGFLAGPAVLLGPTGGYLLAFAPAAALAGFLANGRGRLGLLAGSAAGLALILCAGTAWLALVLGLSAGAAASLGLVPFLAGEMIKAIAAVVVAARR, from the coding sequence ATGGAGATCGCCTCGTACGCGTATCCAACCCCGCTGGCGGCCGAAACAGACGCTCTCCGGCGGATCGCCCGGATGGTGCTCTGCGTCGCCTTCACGGCGGTCGGCGCCCAGCTCGCGATATGGCTGCCCTTCACGCCGGTGCCCGTCACCATGCAGACGCTCTTCGTCGTCCTCGCCGGGATCACGCTCGGTCCCCGCGACGGATTCCACGCGATGCTCGCCTACGTGGCGCTCGGTGCCGCCGGCCTGCCGCTCTTCGCCGGGTTCCTCGCCGGCCCGGCGGTCCTGCTCGGACCGACGGGCGGCTACCTGCTCGCGTTCGCTCCCGCGGCCGCGCTCGCCGGCTTCCTGGCCAACGGACGGGGGCGCCTCGGCCTCCTCGCCGGCTCGGCCGCCGGACTGGCGCTGATCCTCTGCGCCGGCACCGCGTGGCTGGCCCTCGTGCTGGGGCTTTCCGCCGGAGCGGCCGCCTCGCTCGGCCTCGTGCCGTTCCTCGCTGGCGAGATGATCAAGGCCATCGCGGCCGTCGTCGTCGCCGCGCGGCGATGA